One genomic window of Halictus rubicundus isolate RS-2024b chromosome 12, iyHalRubi1_principal, whole genome shotgun sequence includes the following:
- the LOC143360098 gene encoding ATP synthase F(0) complex subunit k, mitochondrial: protein MAGDSEPKLTGLSKYFNSITDTGRANTSKATYAGVVLLTLYFLLKPRKHGSLTK, encoded by the exons ATGGCAGGAGATTCGGAACCAAAGCTAACCGGACTGTCGAAATACTTCAACAGTATCACCGATACTGGCCGAGCAAAT ACTTCAAAAGCGACGTACGCTGGTGTTGTTCTGTTGACTCTCTACTTTTTACTTAAACCGAGGAAACACGGTAGTCTCACGAAGTAA
- the Fmrfar gene encoding FMRFamide Receptor isoform X2, producing the protein METSYEAFTDSSFYDAGLSSTSLPINRTGTMVPMECKQAINETGLFDFIISGVLVNVIGLFGILGNAISMIILSRPQMKSSINYLLIGLARCDTVLIVIAVLIYGLPAIYAYTGMLFDYKFFVYPKIVRFLYPLSCMAQIATVYLTLTVTLERYIAVCHPLRARSFCTYGRAQLAVLVIVIFSFVYNLPKFWEIDFFTEVHWKYNVTVLCLYPAELRNNVLYVTLYVHWMYFFICYLFPFLALVIFNAAIYKRVRKANRDLQQLSRHQRREIGLATMLLCVVIVFLICNILPLASNIHETFMYDPPLWKFKRIFLKLFCSPTLFGPGRDSPEFQTYDESIVTNMTNIELRNSIRHYHLNRSSTISRNNNVSNGSTRQSSKTSGRPGSPGPCVYYPARSPVRSPSQMSRTSSNHNGWSKRDDSVL; encoded by the exons ATGGAAACGAGCTACGAAGCGTTCACCGACAGCAGTTTCTACGATGCCGGGCTATCCTCGACGAGTCTGCCGATCAATCGGACCGGCACGATGGTCCCGATGGAGTGCAAACAGGCGATCAACGAGACCGGCCTGTTCGACTTCATCATCTCCGGCGTGCTGGTCAACGTGATCGGCCTGTTCGGCATACTCGGCAACGCGATCTCGATGATCATCCTCTCGAGGCCGCAGATGAAGTCGTCGATCAACTACCTGCTGATCGGCCTGGCCAGATGCGACACGGTCCTCATCGTGATCGCG GTGCTGATCTATGGGCTGCCAGCGATCTACGCGTACACCGGGATGCTGTTCGACTACAAGTTCTTCGTCTACCCGAAGATCGTTCGGTTCCTGTACCCTCTGTCGTGTATGGCGCAGATAGCGACGGTGTACCTGACGTTAACGGTAACCTTGGAGAGATACATCGCGGTCTGCCATCCCCTGAGAGCGAGGTCCTTCTGTACGTACGGCCGAGCTCAGCTGGCTGTGCTGGTTATCGTGATATTTTCCTTCGTTTATAATCTACCGAA ATTCTGGGAGATCGATTTCTTCACGGAGGTCCACTGGAAGTACAACGTGACGGTGTTGTGCCTGTACCCGGCGGAGCTCCGGAACAACGTCCTGTACGTTACCCTCTACGTCCACTGGATGTACTTCTTCATTTGCTATCTGTTTCCGTTCCTCGCTTTGGTGATCTTCAACGCGGCCATCTACAAGCGG GTGAGAAAGGCGAACAGAGATTTGCAACAGCTGTCCCGACACCAGAGGCGGGAGATCGGGCTGGCGACCATGTTGCTCTGCGTGGTGATCGTATTCCTAATCTGCAACATCCTGCCGCTCGCCTCGAACATCCACGAGACGTTCATGTACGACCCGCCGCTCTG GAAGTTCAAGAGGATATTCCTGAAGCTGTTCTGCAGCCCGACGCTGTTCGGCCCGGGGAGAGACAGCCCGGAGTTCCAGACGTACGACGagtcgatcgtcaccaacatgaCCAACATAGAGCTGAGGAACTCGATCAGGCACTATCATCTGAACCGGTCGAGCACCATCAGCCGTAACAATAACGTTTCGAACGGCAGCACGAGGCAGAGCTCGAAAACGTCGGGAAGACCCGGAAGCCCGGGCCCTTGCGTTTATTATCCTGCCAGAAGTCCTGTAAGGAGTCCTAGCCAAATGTCGAGGACCTCCAGTAACCATAACGGGTGGAGCAAACGGGACGATTCGGTCCTGTAG
- the Fmrfar gene encoding FMRFamide Receptor isoform X1, with protein sequence METSYEAFTDSSFYDAGLSSTSLPINRTGTMVPMECKQAINETGLFDFIISGVLVNVIGLFGILGNAISMIILSRPQMKSSINYLLIGLARCDTVLIVIAVLIYGLPAIYAYTGMLFDYKFFVYPKIVRFLYPLSCMAQIATVYLTLTVTLERYIAVCHPLRARSFCTYGRAQLAVLVIVIFSFVYNLPKFWEIDFFTEVHWKYNVTVLCLYPAELRNNVLYVTLYVHWMYFFICYLFPFLALVIFNAAIYKRVRKANRDLQQLSRHQRREIGLATMLLCVVIVFLICNILPLASNIHETFMYDPPLWLVQTGNLLVTINSSINFIIYVIFGRKFKRIFLKLFCSPTLFGPGRDSPEFQTYDESIVTNMTNIELRNSIRHYHLNRSSTISRNNNVSNGSTRQSSKTSGRPGSPGPCVYYPARSPVRSPSQMSRTSSNHNGWSKRDDSVL encoded by the exons ATGGAAACGAGCTACGAAGCGTTCACCGACAGCAGTTTCTACGATGCCGGGCTATCCTCGACGAGTCTGCCGATCAATCGGACCGGCACGATGGTCCCGATGGAGTGCAAACAGGCGATCAACGAGACCGGCCTGTTCGACTTCATCATCTCCGGCGTGCTGGTCAACGTGATCGGCCTGTTCGGCATACTCGGCAACGCGATCTCGATGATCATCCTCTCGAGGCCGCAGATGAAGTCGTCGATCAACTACCTGCTGATCGGCCTGGCCAGATGCGACACGGTCCTCATCGTGATCGCG GTGCTGATCTATGGGCTGCCAGCGATCTACGCGTACACCGGGATGCTGTTCGACTACAAGTTCTTCGTCTACCCGAAGATCGTTCGGTTCCTGTACCCTCTGTCGTGTATGGCGCAGATAGCGACGGTGTACCTGACGTTAACGGTAACCTTGGAGAGATACATCGCGGTCTGCCATCCCCTGAGAGCGAGGTCCTTCTGTACGTACGGCCGAGCTCAGCTGGCTGTGCTGGTTATCGTGATATTTTCCTTCGTTTATAATCTACCGAA ATTCTGGGAGATCGATTTCTTCACGGAGGTCCACTGGAAGTACAACGTGACGGTGTTGTGCCTGTACCCGGCGGAGCTCCGGAACAACGTCCTGTACGTTACCCTCTACGTCCACTGGATGTACTTCTTCATTTGCTATCTGTTTCCGTTCCTCGCTTTGGTGATCTTCAACGCGGCCATCTACAAGCGG GTGAGAAAGGCGAACAGAGATTTGCAACAGCTGTCCCGACACCAGAGGCGGGAGATCGGGCTGGCGACCATGTTGCTCTGCGTGGTGATCGTATTCCTAATCTGCAACATCCTGCCGCTCGCCTCGAACATCCACGAGACGTTCATGTACGACCCGCCGCTCTGGTTAGTGCAAACGGGCAACCTGCTCGTCACGATCAACAGCAGCATCAATTTCATCATCTACGTGATCTTCGGCAGGAAGTTCAAGAGGATATTCCTGAAGCTGTTCTGCAGCCCGACGCTGTTCGGCCCGGGGAGAGACAGCCCGGAGTTCCAGACGTACGACGagtcgatcgtcaccaacatgaCCAACATAGAGCTGAGGAACTCGATCAGGCACTATCATCTGAACCGGTCGAGCACCATCAGCCGTAACAATAACGTTTCGAACGGCAGCACGAGGCAGAGCTCGAAAACGTCGGGAAGACCCGGAAGCCCGGGCCCTTGCGTTTATTATCCTGCCAGAAGTCCTGTAAGGAGTCCTAGCCAAATGTCGAGGACCTCCAGTAACCATAACGGGTGGAGCAAACGGGACGATTCGGTCCTGTAG